In a genomic window of Telopea speciosissima isolate NSW1024214 ecotype Mountain lineage chromosome 5, Tspe_v1, whole genome shotgun sequence:
- the LOC122662210 gene encoding cytochrome P450 84A1-like, with protein sequence MDYSALSLLPLTPMMLLFFVLVLLFPLSLLLVRSRKKLPYPPGPNGLPIIGNMNMMDQLTHRGLAKLSKQYGGLAHLRLGFLHVVTISTPEMARQVLQVQDNIFSNRAVNIAMKYLSYDQADMAFAHYGPFWRQMRKLCVIKLFSRRRAESWASVRDEVDSMVRIVASKAGESVNIGKLVFELTMNITYRAAFGSDILEGQEKFVSIMQEFSKLFADFNLADFIPWLGWVDPQGLNRRLVKARNSLDVFIDTIVDEHIARRMNRNQSDDADVDTDMVDDLLAFYSEEEPKKSGESDDLQGSITLTRYNIKAIIMDVMFGGTETVAAVIEWAMTELMKNPEDMKRVQQELEDVVGLDRKLQEKDLEKLNFFRSTMKETLRLHPAIPVMIHATAKDAEVAGYFIPKGTHALVNVWQIGRDKNTWDEPDKFNPSRFLREGAPDFKGNNFEFLPFGSGRRSCPGLQLGLYALELAVANLLHCFKWELPDGMKPSEIDMSDASGFTAPKAVHLVAVPTPRLNVPLY encoded by the exons ATGGATTACTCTGCTCTGTCTCTGCTACCACTTACACCGATGATGTTGTTGTTCTTTGTGCTGGTGCTGTTGTTTCCATTGAGTCTCTTATTAGTAAGGTCACGTAAGAAGCTACCGTACCCACCAGGACCAAATGGGTTACCCATCATCGGTAACATGAACATGATGGACCAACTCACTCACCGTGGACTCGCCAAACTCTCTAAGCAATACGGTGGTCTCGCACATCTCCGTCTAGGTTTCCTCCATGTGGTCACTATTTCAACCCCTGAAATGGCTCGCCAGGTCCTCCAAGTCCAAGACAACATCTTCTCCAATCGCGCAGTCAATATAGCCATGAAGTACCTGAGCTACGACCAAGCCGACATGGCCTTCGCCCATTACGGTCCCTTCTGGCGTCAAATGCGTAAGCTCTGTGTCATCAAGCTCTTCAGTCGCAGAAGGGCTGAGTCCTGGGCGTCCGTCCGTGACGAAGTGGATTCGATGGTCCGCATAGTGGCGTCCAAGGCCGGGGAGTCCGTCAACATCGGAAAACTCGTCTTCGAACTCACAATGAACATCACCTACAGGGCTGCGTTCGGGTCGGATATCCTTGAGGGTCAGGAGAAGTTTGTGTCCATAATGCAGGAGTTCTCTAAGCTGTTCGCCGATTTTAACTTGGCTGATTTCATTCCCTGGCTCGGCTGGGTCGACCCACAGGGACTCAACCGGAGACTCGTGAAGGCCCGGAATTCCCTCGATGTATTCATTGACACGATCGTTGACGAACACATTGCCAGGAGGATGAACAGGAACCAATCTGACGACGCAGACGTCGACACTGATATGGTAGACGATCTACTTGCTTTCTATAGTGAAGAAGAACCCAAGAAGAGCGGCGAATCGGACGACTTGCAAGGTTCCATCACCCTAACTCGATATAACATTAAGGCCATCATCATG GATGTGATGTTCGGGGGAACAGAAACGGTGGCGGCGGTGATAGAATGGGCCATGACGGAGCTGATGAAGAATCCAGAGGATATGAAAAGGGTGCAACAAGAATTAGAGGATGTGGTAGGGCTTGATAGGAAGCTTCAAGAGAAGGACTTAGAGAAGCTCAACTTCTTCAGAAGCACAATGAAGGAGACGCTCCGACTCCACCCGGCGATCCCGGTGATGATCCATGCGACCGCGAAGGACGCGGAGGTGGCAGGCTACTTCATCCCAAAGGGTACACACGCGCTTGTCAATGTTTGGCAAATCGGGAGGGACAAGAACACGTGGGATGAGCCTGATAAGTTCAATCCGTCTAGGTTCCTGAGAGAGGGTGCCCCAGACTTCAAGGGTAATAACTTCGAGTTTTTGCCATTTGGGTCAGGTCGAAGGTCATGCCCAGGTTTACAGTTGGGGTTGTACGCCTTGGAGTTGGCGGTGGCCAACCTCCTTCACTGCTTCAAATGGGAGCTGCCCGACGGCATGAAACCCAGCGAGATCGACATGAGCGATGCATCCGGATTCACCGCTCCCAAAGCGGTTCATCTCGTGGCTGTACCCACTCCTCGCCTCAACGTTCCTCTCTACTGA
- the LOC122660827 gene encoding cytochrome P450 84A1-like, giving the protein MDYSALLQPTPMLLFFVLPLLFILSLLVRGRTKIPYPPGPKGLPIVGNMNMLDQLNHRGFAKLAEQYGGILHLRLGVLHVVVVSTPEMARQVLQAQDINFSNRPINIAIKYLTYDQADMAFAHYGSFWRQMRKVCVMRLFSRKRAESWASVRDEVDSMINTVASNSGGPVNVGKIVFSLAMNITYRAAFGSDVLEGQEKFVSIMQDFSELFGVFNLADFIPWLGWADPKRCQIHQTLVKARNSLDVFIDKIIDEHIAKRKSSDRSDVLDEDAETDMVDDLLAFYSEEKPEKSAESADGQGSLTLTRDNIKGIIMDVMFGGTETIASLIEWTMTELLKAPEHMKRVQQELKDVIGLDRMFQETDLEKLEYLRCAIKETLRLHPPLPILLHAAAEDAEVAGYTIPKGSRVLVNVWQIGRDKDSWDEPETYNPARFLRDDAPNFKGSNFEYLPFSSGRRSCPGMQLGMYALELGTAHLLHIFNWELPDGMKPSDIDMSDSVGITTPKAVNLVAVPTTRLTCPIF; this is encoded by the exons ATGGATTACTCTGCTCTTCTGCAACCCACACCCATGCTGTTATTCTTTGTGCTTCCCCTGTTATTTATACTTAGTTTGTTAGTAAGGGGACGCACGAAAATACCGTACCCACCGGGACCAAAGGGGCTTCCCATCGTTGGGAACATGAACATGTTGGATCAACTCAATCACCGTGGATTTGCCAAACTCGCAGAGCAATACGGTGGTATCTTACATCTCCGTCTGGGTGTCCTCCATGTGGTGGTGGTGTCCACCCCTGAGATGGCTCGCCAAGTCCTCCAAGCCCAAGACATCAACTTCTCCAATCGCCCAATCAACATTGCCATTAAGTATCTCACTTACGACCAAGCTGACATGGCTTTCGCCCATTACGGTTCCTTCTGGCGTCAGATGCGTAAGGTGTGCGTGATGAGGCTCTTCAGTCGCAAAAGGGCTGAGTCTTGGGCGTCTGTCCGAGACGAGGTGGATTCGATGATCAACACTGTGGCGTCCAATTCCGGGGGACCCGTCAACGTGGGAAAAATTGTCTTCTCTCTCGCAATGAACATTACCTACAGGGCCGCCTTCGGGTCGGATGTCTTGGAGGGTCAGGAGAAGTTCGTGTCTATAATGCAGGATTTCTCGGAGCTATTTGGGGTTTTCAACTTGGCGGATTTCATACCTTGGCTCGGCTGGGCTGACCCCAAGAGATGCCAGATCCACCAGACACTCGTCAAGGCCCGTAACTCGTTGGATGTGTTCATCGACAAGATCATCGACGAACACATTGCCAAGAGGAAGAGCAGCGATCGATCCGACGTTTTGGACGAAGACGCTGAAACAGATATGGTGGATGATCTACTCGCTTTCTACAGCGAAGAAAAACCTGAGAAGAGCGCCGAATCGGCTGACGGTCAAGGTTCCCTCACCCTCACTCGAGATAACATCAAGGGCATCATCATG GACGTGATGTTCGGGGGAACAGAAACAATTGCGTCACTGATAGAATGGACGATGACGGAGCTCCTAAAGGCTCCTGAACATATGAAGAGGGTGCAACAAGAACTGAAGGACGTGATAGGGCTGGACAGGATGTTTCAAGAGACGGACTTAGAGAAGCTCGAGTACCTCAGATGCGCAATCAAAGAGACGCTCCGCCTCCACCCGCCACTACCAATCCTACTTCACGCCGCCGCAGAAGATGCAGAGGTAGCAGGCTACACCATCCCAAAGGGTTCACGCGTGCTTGTCAATGTTTGGCAAATTGGAAGGGACAAGGACTCATGGGACGAGCCTGAGACTTATAATCCGGCTCGATTCCTCAGGGATGATGCCCCAAATTTCAAGGGAAGCAACTTCGAGTACTTGCCATTCAGTTCAGGTCGAAGATCTTGCCCAGGAATGCAGTTGGGGATGTACGCCTTAGAATTGGGTACGGCCCACCTCCTCCACATCTTCAATTGGGAATTGCCCGACGGCATGAAACCCAGCGACATCGACATGAGTGACTCCGTTGGAATTACCACTCCCAAAGCAGTTAATCTCGTAGCTGTACCCACTACTCGCCTCACTTGCCCTATCTTCTGA